From Actinosynnema mirum DSM 43827, a single genomic window includes:
- the glgB gene encoding 1,4-alpha-glucan branching protein GlgB, with product MSAIQPEDVDRLLAGSHHDPHSVLGVHGVGGGAVARALRPGASAVSVLVGDKRFELDRVADGLFAGELPEHPGGDYHLEVDYRGHVVEVDDPYRWLPTVGELDLHLIAEGRHERLWDVLGAHPRSYDTPAGVVRGVSFAVWAPTARGVRVCGDFDGWDGRANPLRSLGNTGVWEVFVPNLPVGSRYKFRILGADGAWHEKADPMAFATEVPPQTASVVTESLYAWDDAEWEARRDATQWVNAPMSVYEVHLGSWRPEKDGRKLGYRELAQELADYVTEAGFTHVELLPIAEHPFGGSWGYQVTSYYAPTSRFGSPDDFKHFVDVLHQRGIGVIVDWVPAHFPKDAWALAKFDGTPLYEHADPRRGEQPDWGTLVFDFGRNEVRNFLVANALYWIEEFHLDGLRVDAVASMLYLDYSRQDGQWLPNEFGGRENLDAVRFLQELNATVYRRHPGVVMIAEESTAWPGVSRPTHLGGLGFGFKWNMGWMHDSLHYLSREPIHRSFHHNEITFSMVYAWSENFVLPLSHDEVVHGKGSLWQRMPGDDWNKAAGLRTLLAFMWAHPGKQLLFMGGEFGQPAEWSESKSLDWHLLEQPLHAGVRRLVADANRVYRASPALYSADSRPEGFSWIDANDSGGNVLSFLRIGEDGSLLACVANFSGQPHHDYRVGLPVGGRWREVLNTDSGHYGGSGVGNLGGVEADGAPWHGRPTSAVLQLPPNGVLWLAPEDGPEELAVEAAEAVLADGAEGAVVLEAVLDELPEVEVVPPAEIVPAEVAPAPAGPVPAEPVPAGPVEPGPVEPAPAVAPPVKAGAEPAGDAPAGTAKA from the coding sequence GTGAGTGCGATCCAGCCCGAGGACGTCGACCGGCTGCTGGCGGGGTCGCACCACGACCCCCACTCGGTGCTGGGGGTGCACGGCGTCGGAGGCGGCGCGGTCGCCCGAGCGCTGCGGCCGGGTGCGAGCGCGGTGTCGGTGCTGGTCGGGGACAAGAGGTTCGAGCTGGACCGGGTCGCCGACGGGCTGTTCGCGGGCGAGCTGCCCGAGCACCCCGGCGGCGACTACCACCTGGAGGTGGACTACCGGGGGCACGTCGTCGAGGTGGACGACCCGTACCGGTGGCTGCCGACCGTGGGCGAGCTTGACCTGCACCTGATCGCCGAGGGCCGCCACGAGCGGCTGTGGGACGTGCTGGGCGCGCACCCGCGCAGCTACGACACCCCCGCGGGCGTGGTGCGGGGCGTGTCGTTCGCGGTGTGGGCGCCGACCGCGCGCGGCGTGCGGGTGTGCGGCGACTTCGACGGCTGGGACGGCCGCGCGAACCCGCTGCGCTCGCTGGGCAACACCGGCGTCTGGGAGGTGTTCGTCCCGAACCTGCCGGTGGGCTCGCGGTACAAGTTCCGCATCCTGGGCGCGGACGGGGCGTGGCACGAGAAGGCCGACCCGATGGCGTTCGCCACGGAGGTCCCGCCGCAGACCGCCTCGGTGGTGACCGAGTCGCTGTACGCCTGGGACGACGCCGAGTGGGAGGCCAGGCGCGACGCCACCCAGTGGGTGAACGCGCCGATGAGCGTCTACGAGGTGCACCTCGGGTCGTGGCGGCCGGAGAAGGACGGGCGCAAGCTCGGCTACCGGGAGCTGGCGCAGGAGCTGGCGGACTACGTGACCGAGGCGGGCTTCACGCACGTGGAGCTGCTGCCGATCGCCGAGCACCCGTTCGGCGGGTCGTGGGGCTACCAGGTCACCTCCTACTACGCGCCCACCTCGCGGTTCGGCTCGCCGGACGACTTCAAGCACTTCGTGGACGTGCTGCACCAGCGCGGCATCGGCGTGATCGTGGACTGGGTGCCCGCGCACTTCCCGAAGGACGCGTGGGCGCTGGCGAAGTTCGACGGCACCCCGCTGTACGAGCACGCCGACCCCCGGCGCGGCGAGCAGCCCGACTGGGGCACGCTCGTGTTCGACTTCGGGCGCAACGAGGTGCGCAACTTCCTGGTCGCGAACGCGCTGTACTGGATCGAGGAGTTCCACCTCGACGGGCTGCGGGTCGACGCGGTGGCCTCGATGCTGTACCTGGACTACTCGCGGCAGGACGGGCAGTGGCTGCCCAACGAGTTCGGCGGCCGGGAGAACCTGGACGCGGTGCGGTTCCTGCAGGAGCTGAACGCGACGGTGTACCGGCGGCACCCCGGCGTGGTGATGATCGCCGAGGAGTCCACGGCGTGGCCGGGCGTGTCGCGGCCGACGCACCTGGGCGGGCTGGGCTTCGGGTTCAAGTGGAACATGGGGTGGATGCACGACTCGCTCCACTACCTGTCGCGCGAGCCGATCCACCGCTCGTTCCACCACAACGAGATCACCTTCTCGATGGTGTACGCGTGGAGCGAGAACTTCGTGCTGCCGCTCTCGCACGACGAGGTGGTGCACGGCAAGGGCTCGCTGTGGCAGCGGATGCCCGGCGACGACTGGAACAAGGCGGCGGGGCTGCGCACCCTGCTGGCGTTCATGTGGGCGCACCCCGGCAAGCAGCTGCTGTTCATGGGCGGCGAGTTCGGGCAGCCCGCGGAGTGGTCCGAGTCGAAGTCGCTGGACTGGCACCTGCTGGAGCAGCCGCTGCACGCGGGCGTGCGCAGGCTGGTGGCGGACGCGAACCGGGTGTACCGGGCCTCGCCCGCGCTGTACAGCGCCGACTCCAGGCCCGAGGGCTTCTCGTGGATCGACGCGAACGACTCGGGCGGGAACGTGCTGAGCTTCCTGCGGATCGGCGAGGACGGGTCGCTGCTGGCGTGCGTGGCGAACTTCTCCGGGCAGCCGCACCACGACTACCGGGTCGGGCTGCCGGTGGGCGGCCGGTGGCGCGAGGTGCTGAACACGGACTCGGGGCACTACGGCGGTTCCGGGGTGGGCAACCTGGGCGGTGTGGAGGCCGACGGGGCGCCGTGGCACGGGCGGCCGACGTCGGCGGTGCTCCAGCTGCCGCCGAACGGGGTGCTGTGGCTGGCGCCGGAGGACGGGCCGGAGGAGCTCGCGGTCGAGGCGGCGGAGGCGGTGCTGGCGGACGGCGCCGAGGGCGCGGTGGTGCTGGAGGCGGTGCTGGACGAGCTGCCCGAGGTGGAGGTGGTCCCGCCCGCCGAGATCGTGCCCGCCGAGGTGGCGCCCGCTCCCGCAGGGCCGGTGCCCGCTGAGCCGGTGCCCGCGGGGCCGGTGGAGCCGGGCCCGGTGGAGCCCGCGCCCGCCGTGGCCCCGCCGGTGAAGGCCGGTGCGGAGCCCGCGGGCGACGCGCCCGCCGGGACCGCGAAGGCCTGA
- a CDS encoding neutral zinc metallopeptidase: MLRSSGRLADVTVLITLVAVVSGCTQPVPGRPVAGEGVTRGTVDTSFIRGADGSPIDQLAAAAITDVEQFWKTAFPETFGQDWKELSGGYYSVDTSSQSAKPPPCTEKALDVEGNAFYCPSADAIAWDRAALLPVLQDSFGDSAVVIVLAHEMGHAVQRRMGITQELERRQPEKYPTILTEAMADCYAGNFLKWVNDGEAEHLSIGAESLDSALGALITFRDPVGTSAGDRSAHGNAFDRVSAFQDGYQQGTKFCAAMTVDNRPFTQQSFTTAADQSRGGNLPFADMLDSVLPDLNAYYEAAVRQAGGRWVAPKITTVEQEPDCAGDQGPIAFCPADAAVEIDVNEELPKLHARIGDYATGTLLASRYGLAALAATGKPVQGDGAAANALCLAGAYTREVFTRQQGFGLSPGDLDEAVQVLLAHDYAGRDAEGGSAVGPGFKRVEVFRTGVLEGLSKCGIA, encoded by the coding sequence ATGCTGCGCTCATCCGGTCGGCTGGCGGACGTGACCGTGCTGATCACCCTCGTGGCCGTGGTGAGCGGCTGCACCCAGCCCGTGCCGGGGCGGCCCGTCGCGGGCGAGGGGGTCACCAGGGGAACGGTCGACACCTCGTTCATCCGGGGCGCCGACGGCAGCCCGATCGACCAGCTCGCCGCCGCCGCGATCACCGACGTCGAGCAGTTCTGGAAGACCGCCTTCCCGGAGACCTTCGGCCAGGACTGGAAGGAGCTGTCCGGCGGGTACTACTCGGTGGACACCAGCAGCCAGTCCGCCAAGCCGCCGCCGTGCACCGAGAAGGCGCTGGACGTGGAGGGCAACGCGTTCTACTGCCCGAGCGCCGACGCGATCGCCTGGGACCGGGCCGCGCTGCTGCCGGTGCTCCAGGACAGCTTCGGCGACTCGGCCGTGGTGATCGTGCTCGCCCACGAGATGGGCCACGCCGTGCAGCGGCGGATGGGCATCACGCAGGAGCTGGAGCGCAGGCAGCCGGAGAAGTACCCGACGATCCTGACCGAGGCGATGGCCGACTGCTACGCGGGCAACTTCCTCAAGTGGGTCAACGACGGCGAGGCCGAGCACCTGTCGATCGGCGCCGAGTCGCTGGACTCGGCGCTCGGCGCGCTGATCACCTTCCGCGACCCGGTGGGCACCTCCGCAGGCGACCGCTCGGCGCACGGCAACGCGTTCGACCGGGTGTCCGCGTTCCAGGACGGCTACCAGCAGGGCACGAAGTTCTGCGCGGCCATGACCGTGGACAACCGGCCGTTCACCCAGCAGTCGTTCACCACCGCGGCCGACCAGAGCCGGGGCGGGAACCTGCCGTTCGCGGACATGCTCGACAGCGTCCTGCCCGACCTGAACGCCTACTACGAGGCCGCGGTGCGGCAGGCCGGTGGGCGGTGGGTCGCGCCGAAGATCACCACGGTGGAGCAGGAGCCGGACTGCGCCGGTGACCAGGGGCCGATCGCGTTCTGCCCGGCCGACGCGGCGGTCGAGATCGACGTGAACGAGGAGCTGCCGAAGCTGCACGCCCGGATCGGCGACTACGCCACCGGCACGCTGCTGGCCAGCCGGTACGGGCTGGCCGCGCTGGCCGCCACCGGCAAGCCGGTCCAGGGCGACGGGGCGGCGGCGAACGCGCTGTGCCTGGCCGGGGCGTACACCCGCGAGGTGTTCACCAGGCAGCAGGGCTTCGGCCTCTCCCCCGGCGACCTGGACGAGGCCGTGCAGGTGCTGCTGGCCCACGACTACGCGGGCCGCGACGCCGAGGGCGGGTCGGCGGTGGGACCGGGGTTCAAGCGGGTCGAGGTGTTCCGCACCGGGGTGCTCGAAGGGCTTTCGAAGTGCGGGATCGCCTGA